A single region of the Syngnathus acus chromosome 6, fSynAcu1.2, whole genome shotgun sequence genome encodes:
- the pnp6 gene encoding purine nucleoside phosphorylase 6 isoform X1 — translation MEVPLSRSSYDDCKGTADWLLSRIKDKPRVAIICGSGLGDLADLIEDKMVFPYKDIPGFPTSTVVGHAGQLVFGKLQGRECVCMQGRFHFYEGHSLHSVTFPVRVFSLLGVETLIVTNAAGGLNGSYNVGDIMVIKDHINLPGFAGQSPLVGHNEDRFGVRFPSMSDAYDRNLRALAIRTGQEQKCGSFMQEGVYCMVAGPSFETIAECKVLQKFGADAVGMSTVPEVVVARHCGLRVLGLSLITNKVVTDYDSHEKANHAEVLATSSLRAKDLQRLVRHLVTKI, via the exons ATGGAAGTGCCGTTGTCAAG ATCCAGTTATGATGACTGCAAAGGGACTGCCGACTGGCTGCTGTCCCGCATCAAGGACAAGCCCCGAGTTGCCATCATTTGTGGGTCAGGCCTGGGCGATTTGGCTGACTTAATAGAGGATAAAATGGTTTTCCCATATAAGGACATCCCGGGTTTCCCAACTAGCACTG TGGTAGGTCATGCCGGACAACTGGTTTTCGGGAAGCTCCAGGGCCGGGAGTGTGTCTGCATGCAGGGTCGATTCCACTTCTACGAAGGCCACAGCCTACACAGT GTGACGTTCCCTGTGCGAGTCTTCTCCCTGCTGGGTGTGGAAACTCTGATTGTGACAAATGCAGCAGGTGGACTCAATGGCAGCTACAATGTGGGGGATATTATGGTCATTAAAGATCATATCAACTTGCCCGGTTTTGCTGGCCAGAGCCCATTGGTTGGGCACAATGAAGACAG GTTTGGAGTGCGTTTCCCTTCCATGTCAGATGCCTATGACCGGAACCTGAGGGCTTTGGCCATTCGGACAGGACAAGAACAGAAATGTGGCAGTTTCATGCAGGAAGGCGTTTACTGTATGGTAGCTGGACCATCATTTGAGACCATCGCGGAGTGCAAGGTCCTGCAGAAATTTGGGGCGGATGCTGTTG GTATGAGCACAGTCCCAGAAGTAGTGGTGGCTCGTCATTGTGGCTTGCGTGTCCTGGGTCTCTCATTGATCACCAATAAGGTTGTGACAGATTATGACAGTCATGAGAAAGCAAACCATGCGGAGGTGCTAGCGACCAGCAGTCTTCGTGCAAAAGATCTCCAAAGGCTTGTAAGACATCTTGTCACCAAGATCTAG
- the pnp6 gene encoding purine nucleoside phosphorylase 6 isoform X2: protein MEVPLSSYDDCKGTADWLLSRIKDKPRVAIICGSGLGDLADLIEDKMVFPYKDIPGFPTSTVVGHAGQLVFGKLQGRECVCMQGRFHFYEGHSLHSVTFPVRVFSLLGVETLIVTNAAGGLNGSYNVGDIMVIKDHINLPGFAGQSPLVGHNEDRFGVRFPSMSDAYDRNLRALAIRTGQEQKCGSFMQEGVYCMVAGPSFETIAECKVLQKFGADAVGMSTVPEVVVARHCGLRVLGLSLITNKVVTDYDSHEKANHAEVLATSSLRAKDLQRLVRHLVTKI from the exons ATGGAAGTGCCGTT ATCCAGTTATGATGACTGCAAAGGGACTGCCGACTGGCTGCTGTCCCGCATCAAGGACAAGCCCCGAGTTGCCATCATTTGTGGGTCAGGCCTGGGCGATTTGGCTGACTTAATAGAGGATAAAATGGTTTTCCCATATAAGGACATCCCGGGTTTCCCAACTAGCACTG TGGTAGGTCATGCCGGACAACTGGTTTTCGGGAAGCTCCAGGGCCGGGAGTGTGTCTGCATGCAGGGTCGATTCCACTTCTACGAAGGCCACAGCCTACACAGT GTGACGTTCCCTGTGCGAGTCTTCTCCCTGCTGGGTGTGGAAACTCTGATTGTGACAAATGCAGCAGGTGGACTCAATGGCAGCTACAATGTGGGGGATATTATGGTCATTAAAGATCATATCAACTTGCCCGGTTTTGCTGGCCAGAGCCCATTGGTTGGGCACAATGAAGACAG GTTTGGAGTGCGTTTCCCTTCCATGTCAGATGCCTATGACCGGAACCTGAGGGCTTTGGCCATTCGGACAGGACAAGAACAGAAATGTGGCAGTTTCATGCAGGAAGGCGTTTACTGTATGGTAGCTGGACCATCATTTGAGACCATCGCGGAGTGCAAGGTCCTGCAGAAATTTGGGGCGGATGCTGTTG GTATGAGCACAGTCCCAGAAGTAGTGGTGGCTCGTCATTGTGGCTTGCGTGTCCTGGGTCTCTCATTGATCACCAATAAGGTTGTGACAGATTATGACAGTCATGAGAAAGCAAACCATGCGGAGGTGCTAGCGACCAGCAGTCTTCGTGCAAAAGATCTCCAAAGGCTTGTAAGACATCTTGTCACCAAGATCTAG